A single region of the Halonatronomonas betaini genome encodes:
- a CDS encoding DUF5723 family protein, with the protein MKKLVVLVIAIMLVASVSVSANSPVSLFPGETDNIDRNPAMLSLTDYDYALQLNPFYGGAFNNAWTFNQVFDNLNAYLDDSRKRNILESISDNGLGVGAELNSGLAFGRNDWGLRTGLKSYAAATIDKEVFEFILEGMATDDEPSIDLRLDNTRFNARAVVDTGYARGFAYEDISEQIGSEQLDEMIADWESFYVGFGVHHLLGLANVDGGLTGNANLEFTDETSIEVDGRMQFDYTTPADDGLGQGLAMDFGFWGSPNPEWEVGFAVNNLGFVRWPSATRYSLEEEIYIRLESADELDGGFRFVDRDGNEIDDFEDLIESDEVTEERIGSYMTASPVSIKVDAVYDAHPNVDLGGSVGFYQAPRNNFSLAFASKFTYPEFMPVTLGINYDTFRRNISLPFKLGFRTERWDILNLYVSDLRMIPAHGRGLTVGFSTGFRF; encoded by the coding sequence ATGAAAAAATTAGTTGTTTTAGTTATAGCGATTATGTTGGTTGCTTCTGTGTCAGTTAGTGCAAATTCACCGGTCTCCCTCTTTCCTGGGGAGACAGATAATATTGACAGGAATCCGGCGATGTTGAGTTTGACTGATTATGATTATGCTCTGCAGTTGAATCCATTTTATGGTGGAGCTTTCAATAATGCCTGGACTTTTAATCAGGTCTTTGATAATTTAAATGCTTATCTTGATGATTCCAGGAAACGAAATATTTTAGAATCTATTAGTGATAATGGTTTAGGTGTTGGGGCTGAGTTGAATTCTGGTCTGGCCTTTGGCCGGAATGATTGGGGCTTGCGAACTGGATTGAAATCTTATGCTGCAGCCACTATTGATAAAGAGGTCTTTGAGTTTATCTTAGAAGGAATGGCGACTGATGATGAGCCATCGATTGATTTGAGGCTGGATAATACCAGGTTTAATGCCAGAGCTGTTGTTGATACTGGATATGCCAGGGGCTTTGCTTATGAAGATATATCCGAGCAGATTGGATCTGAGCAGCTTGATGAGATGATTGCTGACTGGGAGTCATTTTATGTTGGATTTGGTGTTCATCACCTATTAGGTCTTGCCAATGTTGATGGTGGTTTGACTGGAAACGCTAATCTCGAGTTTACTGATGAGACAAGTATTGAGGTTGATGGTAGAATGCAGTTTGATTATACAACTCCTGCTGATGATGGTTTAGGACAGGGTCTGGCAATGGATTTTGGATTCTGGGGTAGTCCAAATCCTGAGTGGGAAGTTGGTTTTGCTGTCAATAATCTTGGATTTGTTCGCTGGCCATCTGCTACCAGATATAGCCTGGAAGAGGAGATTTATATTAGACTGGAATCAGCTGATGAACTTGATGGTGGATTTAGATTTGTTGATAGAGATGGAAATGAGATCGATGATTTTGAAGACCTGATTGAATCTGATGAGGTGACTGAAGAGCGGATAGGTTCTTATATGACTGCAAGTCCTGTATCTATTAAGGTGGATGCTGTCTATGATGCCCATCCTAATGTTGATTTAGGTGGTTCTGTTGGTTTCTATCAGGCTCCGAGGAATAATTTCAGCCTGGCTTTTGCCAGTAAGTTTACTTATCCTGAATTTATGCCGGTGACTCTGGGTATTAATTATGATACTTTCAGGAGAAATATTTCGCTGCCATTTAAGCTCGGTTTTAGAACTGAGCGCTGGGATATTTTAAATCTTTATGTTTCTGATTTGAGGATGATTCCAGCCCATGGCCGGGGTTTAACTGTTGGGTTTAGTACTGGTTTTAGATTTTAG
- a CDS encoding GntR family transcriptional regulator, whose protein sequence is MTEYNLPSLNNYSYKPLRMQVYEVLREAILTGKLDPGEKIIEVKIAEELNVSRTPVREAIRMLELEELIEIHPQKGIFVAGIESKKEIDNIFEVRAELEALAVRLAAANLTDQQKSQLKNHLMELETATSQQNLEKCIEVDIAFHQIIYEAADNRWLQKVLDTLFEQITRFRSQSFSRRGRMDEAFKEHQELYNALEDNDIKQAEEIVRCHIENARKNVVKIFEDMTTE, encoded by the coding sequence ATGACAGAATACAACTTGCCATCATTAAATAATTATAGCTATAAGCCCCTTAGAATGCAGGTTTATGAGGTGTTAAGGGAGGCAATACTAACAGGAAAGCTGGACCCTGGCGAAAAGATAATAGAAGTTAAAATCGCAGAAGAACTAAACGTCAGCAGGACTCCAGTCAGAGAAGCTATAAGAATGCTGGAATTAGAAGAACTTATAGAAATCCATCCCCAGAAAGGAATTTTTGTAGCAGGAATCGAATCCAAAAAAGAGATTGATAATATATTTGAGGTTAGAGCCGAACTTGAAGCCCTTGCAGTCAGGCTGGCTGCAGCTAATTTAACTGATCAGCAAAAATCCCAGCTAAAAAATCATCTAATGGAATTAGAAACTGCCACCAGTCAGCAAAACCTGGAAAAATGCATAGAGGTAGATATAGCCTTCCATCAGATTATATATGAAGCAGCAGATAACCGCTGGCTCCAGAAAGTACTGGATACCCTCTTTGAACAGATCACCAGATTTAGATCCCAGAGTTTCAGCAGAAGAGGTCGGATGGATGAAGCATTTAAAGAACATCAAGAATTATATAATGCCCTGGAAGATAACGATATTAAACAGGCCGAAGAAATAGTCCGCTGCCATATTGAAAATGCCAGAAAAAACGTCGTAAAAATATTTGAAGATATGACAACTGAATAA
- a CDS encoding class II glutamine amidotransferase: MENKIREDKVYSGCAIAAIMDRRKKRFSSDRIVESITSMKPRSNGLGGGFAGYGIYPEHKENYALHIFANDQKAELELREYLDRYFEIIEERPFRVNRGVSLDNEPELLRFFVQPAVSEIKSSSYSNTLAEEDYIFKRIMEINSQLDGVFVVSSGKDMGIFKGLGYPGEVAQFYRLEEYSGYLWTSHGRFPTNTAGWWAGAHPFGLLGRSVVHNGEISSYGTNSRYVEIFDYKCSMATDTEVIAYLLDLLIRRQGISEQIACQALAAPLWDKIARLDEPEKKLLKKLRIIYPDVLLNGPFSIIVADNDGLAVLNDRIKLRPMVIAEKGARFYAASEESAIRAVEPNPDKVEFPAGGMPVIEKVEAGEMVWQQVN; this comes from the coding sequence ATGGAGAATAAGATTAGAGAGGATAAAGTTTATTCTGGTTGTGCAATTGCAGCAATTATGGATAGAAGAAAAAAGAGGTTTAGTTCTGATAGGATTGTAGAATCAATTACCAGTATGAAGCCGCGATCGAATGGCTTGGGTGGAGGCTTTGCAGGCTATGGCATATATCCAGAGCATAAAGAAAATTATGCCTTACATATATTTGCTAATGATCAAAAAGCTGAATTAGAGCTAAGGGAATATCTTGATCGATATTTTGAGATTATTGAGGAAAGACCTTTTAGAGTCAATAGGGGTGTCAGTCTGGATAATGAGCCTGAGCTTTTAAGATTTTTTGTTCAACCGGCTGTTAGCGAGATTAAATCAAGCAGTTATTCTAATACTCTTGCTGAAGAAGATTATATCTTTAAAAGGATTATGGAGATTAACAGTCAGCTTGATGGAGTTTTTGTTGTTTCATCTGGCAAGGATATGGGGATCTTTAAGGGGCTGGGTTATCCTGGTGAGGTTGCTCAGTTTTACAGGCTTGAAGAGTATTCAGGATATCTATGGACTTCCCATGGGCGATTTCCAACCAATACTGCAGGCTGGTGGGCTGGAGCTCATCCTTTTGGGCTTCTTGGCCGTTCTGTGGTTCATAATGGCGAGATATCTTCTTATGGCACAAATAGCAGATATGTTGAGATCTTTGATTATAAATGTAGTATGGCAACTGATACGGAGGTTATTGCCTATCTTCTTGATCTTTTGATCAGGAGACAGGGGATTTCAGAGCAGATTGCCTGTCAGGCGCTGGCGGCTCCCTTATGGGATAAAATAGCCAGACTGGATGAGCCAGAAAAGAAACTATTAAAAAAGTTAAGGATTATTTATCCAGATGTTTTATTAAATGGTCCATTTTCAATTATTGTTGCTGATAATGATGGCCTGGCTGTATTAAATGACAGGATTAAATTGCGGCCAATGGTTATTGCTGAAAAGGGTGCCAGGTTTTATGCAGCCAGTGAGGAATCTGCTATCAGGGCGGTTGAACCGAATCCTGATAAAGTTGAATTTCCTGCTGGTGGAATGCCTGTAATTGAAAAGGTAGAGGCAGGTGAGATGGTATGGCAGCAGGTAAATTAA
- a CDS encoding glutamate synthase-related protein, whose product MAAGKLNSGYRVSINQNRCIDCGICEEECPYGVYDFSDGGPLEIKDEKECVNCQRCVSFCPKNAITIEENKNKPVKNSHWSSNHIDYIRRQANGGGILLSGMGNPEPGKVYWDHLNLNASQVTNPAIDPLREPMELKTFLGRKPDGLEFNENGEPEELPPQLELETPILFAAMSFGSISLNACKALASAASKSGIMYNTGEGGLHKDLYQYGDNTIVQVASGRFGVHKEYLEAGRAIEIKIGQGAKPGIGGHLPGEKVSQDISETRMIPKGTDALSPAPHHDIYSIEDLKQLIYALKETTAYEKPIIVKVSAVHNVAAIAVGAATAGADIIAIDGWRGGTGAAPTMIRNNVGIPIELALATVDDRLREAGLRQNVSVIASGSIRTSADLVKAIALGADACYIGTAALIALGCSLCRSCYSGSCSWGIATQKPELYERLDPEAGAERLINLIKGWSYEIKEILGGMGLNSLDSLRGNRLMLRGVGLNSRELEILGVKHAGES is encoded by the coding sequence ATGGCAGCAGGTAAATTAAACTCAGGATACAGAGTAAGTATTAATCAGAATAGGTGCATAGACTGTGGAATCTGTGAAGAGGAATGTCCCTATGGGGTTTATGACTTTAGTGATGGCGGTCCATTAGAGATTAAAGATGAAAAAGAATGTGTTAACTGTCAGAGATGTGTTAGTTTCTGCCCTAAAAATGCTATTACTATCGAGGAAAATAAAAATAAACCGGTAAAAAATAGTCACTGGTCTTCCAATCATATTGATTATATCAGGCGGCAGGCCAATGGTGGAGGAATTTTATTATCAGGTATGGGTAATCCAGAACCTGGTAAGGTTTACTGGGACCATCTTAATTTAAATGCCAGTCAGGTGACCAATCCGGCTATTGATCCTTTAAGAGAGCCGATGGAGTTAAAGACTTTTCTTGGCCGGAAACCAGATGGATTGGAATTTAATGAGAATGGGGAGCCAGAAGAGCTGCCACCACAACTGGAGCTTGAGACACCAATACTCTTTGCAGCTATGTCCTTTGGCTCTATAAGTTTAAATGCCTGTAAGGCTCTTGCCAGTGCTGCCAGTAAATCTGGCATAATGTATAATACTGGTGAAGGCGGACTTCATAAGGACCTTTATCAGTATGGAGATAATACTATTGTCCAGGTTGCTTCAGGGAGATTCGGTGTTCATAAGGAGTATCTTGAAGCTGGCAGGGCAATCGAAATAAAGATTGGCCAGGGTGCTAAACCAGGAATTGGTGGCCATTTACCTGGTGAAAAGGTAAGTCAGGATATATCTGAAACGCGAATGATACCGAAAGGGACTGATGCCTTATCGCCAGCTCCCCATCATGATATTTATTCGATAGAGGATTTAAAGCAGTTAATTTATGCTTTAAAGGAGACGACAGCCTATGAGAAACCAATAATTGTAAAGGTATCAGCTGTTCACAATGTGGCAGCAATTGCTGTTGGTGCAGCAACAGCCGGGGCTGATATTATTGCAATTGATGGCTGGCGAGGCGGTACTGGAGCTGCTCCGACTATGATCAGGAATAATGTTGGGATTCCAATTGAACTGGCTCTGGCAACAGTTGATGATAGATTGCGAGAAGCTGGGTTAAGGCAGAATGTTTCAGTCATTGCTTCAGGTTCAATCAGGACCAGTGCTGATTTAGTTAAAGCTATAGCTTTAGGGGCAGATGCCTGTTATATAGGGACTGCTGCTTTAATTGCTTTAGGTTGTAGCTTATGCAGGAGCTGTTATTCAGGAAGTTGTAGCTGGGGGATAGCAACCCAGAAACCGGAACTTTATGAAAGGCTTGATCCCGAAGCAGGTGCTGAGAGGCTGATTAATCTAATCAAGGGCTGGTCTTATGAAATAAAGGAGATCCTAGGTGGGATGGGTCTTAATTCCCTGGATAGCTTAAGGGGGAATCGTTTGATGTTAAGAGGTGTTGGTCTGAATTCGAGAGAGTTGGAGATATTAGGTGTTAAACATGCAGGTGAAAGTTAA
- the glnA gene encoding type I glutamate--ammonia ligase: MSKMTKEDVLKLADREGVKFIRLQFSDILGTVKNVAITIDQLEDALNGEIMFDGSSIDGFTRIQESDMYLRPDPDTFSLFPWRPEENGAVARLICDVYCPDGSPFVGDPRYILKKVLEEAKEMGYTMKVGPEPEFFLFEYDENSNPTTIPNDDGGYFDLSPMDQAQDTRRNIILALEKMGFEIEASHHEVAPGQHEIDFKYEDALRTADNICTFKFVTKTIASQENLHATFMPKPIAGENGSGMHVHQSLFSNGQNAFYDSDDDLYLSDIAYYYIGGLIKHARALTAITNPTINSYKRLVPGYEAPVYVAWSSSNRSALIRIPDCHGEGSRLELRNPDPSANPYLATAVMLKAGLDGIKNKIEPPAEVTEDIYCMTSSEKEEQNIKSLPGDIMEAVNLLLEDDIIKEALGNHVLNKFLQAKQAEWSTYKAEVHQWELDNYLRLY, translated from the coding sequence ATGAGTAAAATGACAAAAGAAGATGTTCTAAAGTTAGCAGACAGAGAAGGCGTAAAATTTATTAGACTTCAGTTCAGTGATATTCTTGGAACAGTTAAAAATGTTGCAATTACAATCGATCAATTAGAAGATGCTCTCAATGGCGAGATTATGTTCGATGGTTCTTCAATCGACGGTTTTACTAGAATCCAGGAATCAGATATGTATTTAAGGCCTGATCCAGATACATTCAGTCTCTTCCCCTGGCGCCCTGAAGAAAATGGAGCAGTAGCAAGGCTAATCTGCGATGTCTATTGTCCTGATGGCAGTCCCTTTGTTGGTGACCCCAGATATATATTAAAAAAAGTTTTAGAAGAAGCCAAAGAAATGGGTTATACCATGAAAGTCGGTCCAGAACCAGAGTTCTTTCTTTTTGAATACGATGAAAACAGCAATCCAACAACTATCCCTAATGATGATGGTGGTTATTTCGATCTTTCTCCAATGGATCAGGCTCAGGATACAAGAAGAAATATAATTCTGGCACTTGAAAAAATGGGCTTTGAAATTGAAGCTTCCCATCATGAAGTAGCCCCTGGCCAACATGAAATAGACTTTAAATATGAAGATGCCTTAAGAACAGCCGATAATATCTGTACCTTCAAGTTTGTTACTAAAACTATTGCCAGCCAGGAAAATCTTCACGCTACCTTCATGCCAAAACCAATCGCTGGAGAAAATGGTTCAGGCATGCATGTTCACCAGTCACTTTTCAGTAATGGCCAGAATGCTTTTTATGATTCTGATGATGATCTTTATTTAAGCGATATAGCCTATTACTATATCGGCGGCCTGATAAAACATGCCCGGGCCTTAACAGCCATTACCAACCCTACAATTAACTCTTACAAACGGCTGGTACCTGGCTATGAAGCACCTGTTTATGTTGCCTGGTCAAGTTCAAATAGGAGTGCATTAATTAGAATTCCTGACTGTCATGGCGAAGGTTCAAGACTGGAATTAAGAAACCCTGACCCTTCAGCCAACCCGTATCTGGCCACAGCTGTAATGTTAAAGGCAGGGCTTGATGGTATAAAAAATAAGATAGAACCACCAGCTGAAGTCACGGAAGATATCTACTGTATGACCAGCTCTGAAAAAGAAGAACAAAATATTAAAAGTCTTCCAGGTGACATCATGGAGGCAGTAAACCTTTTACTTGAAGATGATATTATCAAAGAAGCTCTTGGCAATCATGTTCTTAATAAATTTCTTCAAGCCAAGCAGGCTGAATGGTCTACATACAAAGCTGAAGTACATCAATGGGAGCTGGATAACTACTTAAGACTTTATTAA
- a CDS encoding D-ribose ABC transporter substrate-binding protein, protein MKKLVALVVVMSFMLVAGFAGAAEAYDVGLAISTLDNPFFVDLADGAEEAAEELGVNLTVVDAGDDAATQMSSVEDLVIQGMDLIAINPVDGDAIVPAIEEADMMNIPVITVDRGAETDVAVHIASDNVEGGRMAAEYMAEMLNNEGRVIELEGIPGTSAARERGEGFNEVMDEIEGIEIIARQPADFNRAQGMSVMEDLLEAHENIDAVFAHNDEMALGAIEAIDAAGLTDEIMVVGFDAIGDALTAIEEGTLAATIAQQPHEMGRLTIEMAVQLLDGEEVDEFVPVPLELITQ, encoded by the coding sequence ATGAAAAAGTTAGTTGCTCTGGTTGTTGTTATGTCATTCATGCTGGTTGCAGGTTTTGCTGGTGCTGCTGAAGCCTATGATGTTGGTCTAGCGATTTCAACTCTGGATAACCCGTTCTTTGTTGATTTAGCTGATGGTGCTGAAGAAGCTGCTGAAGAATTAGGAGTTAATCTGACTGTTGTTGATGCCGGTGATGATGCTGCAACTCAGATGAGCAGCGTGGAGGATTTAGTAATTCAGGGAATGGATCTGATTGCGATTAATCCTGTTGATGGTGATGCAATTGTTCCAGCTATTGAAGAAGCCGATATGATGAATATTCCTGTTATTACTGTTGATAGAGGCGCTGAAACTGATGTAGCAGTTCATATTGCATCTGATAATGTTGAAGGTGGCCGAATGGCAGCCGAATATATGGCTGAGATGCTAAATAATGAAGGTAGAGTTATTGAACTTGAAGGTATTCCAGGAACTTCAGCCGCTAGAGAAAGAGGCGAAGGTTTTAATGAAGTTATGGATGAAATTGAAGGTATTGAAATAATTGCCCGTCAGCCTGCCGATTTTAATAGAGCTCAGGGTATGAGTGTTATGGAAGATTTACTTGAGGCTCATGAGAATATTGATGCTGTATTTGCCCATAATGATGAGATGGCCCTTGGTGCAATTGAGGCAATCGATGCCGCCGGTTTAACTGATGAGATTATGGTTGTTGGTTTTGACGCTATTGGCGATGCTTTAACAGCTATTGAAGAAGGTACTTTAGCTGCAACAATAGCTCAGCAGCCTCATGAAATGGGAAGATTAACAATTGAGATGGCAGTTCAACTTCTTGATGGCGAAGAGGTTGATGAATTTGTTCCAGTACCTCTTGAGTTGATAACTCAGTAA